Within the Pseudomonas putida genome, the region CGCCCTCTACATTGTCGAGGATCCACTTGAGCTTGGTGCCGGAGAAGTACGGATCGGTGACCAGGCCGGTGGTCTCGCGAATGTATTGTTCATGCCCGTCGCGCTTGAGCTGTGCGCAGATCTCTGTGCTGCGGCGGCACTGCCAGACGATGGCGTTGTACACCGGGCGCCCGGTTTCCTTGTCCCACACCACCGTGGTTTCACGTTGGTTGGTGATGCCCAATGCGGCGACCTGGGCATGGCTGATGCCGGCCTGCGCCAGGGCTTCGACCATGGTCGCGCTCTGTGTGGCGAAGATCTCCATCGGGTCATGTTCGACCCAGCCGGCTTGCGGATAATGCTGGGCGAACTCGCGCTGGGAGGTGCCAACCACATTGGCGTCACGGTCGAAGATGATCGCCCGCGAGCTGGTGGTGCCCTGGTCCAGGGCGATGATGTAGTTCTTGTCCTGGGTATCTGTCATGGTCATAGGCCTTGCAAAATGAGGAGGTCAGGGCGCCAGCATCAGTTGGCTTGAGTATCGCCCTGGCGATTGCCGTTTGTCTCTGGGTCCGCGCATAGAGCCGTCGGCAGGTTGCGGGCGATCAAGCCACGATAGGTCGCAGCACCCAGGCAGGCACCGAAGATCGGCGCGAACACCGGAACCAGGAAATAAGGGATGTCCCGACCGCCAGTGAAGGCGATTTCGCCCCAGCCGGCCAGGAAGGTCATCAGTTTGGGCCCGAAATCGCGGGCCGGGTTCATCGCGAAGCCGGTCAGCGGGCCCATGGCGCTACCGATCACGGCGATCAACAGGCCGATCAGCAGCGGTGCCATCGCACCACGGGGCAAGCCGTTGTTGTCGTCGGTCAGGGCCATGATGACCGCCATCAGGATTGCAGTGATCACCACTTCGACCAGAAACGCTTGTGCGGTGGAAAGCGATGGGTGCGGGTAGGTGGAGAACACCGCCGCCAGCTCCAGGCTTTCGCGACTGCCGCGCAGCATGGCGTGGGCTTGTTCGAAATCGAAGAACAGGTTGCTGTACAGGGTATAGACCAGCGCTGCGCCGCAGAAGGCCCCACAAACCTGGGCCAGCATGTAGAACGGCAGTTTGCGTTTGTCGAAGCTTGCGAACAGGGTAAGGGCGATGCTCACGGCCGGGTTCAGGTGCGCACCAGAGATACCGGCGGTGAAGTAGATCGCCATGCTCACGCCGACGCCCCAGATGATGCTGATTTCCCACAGGCCAAAGCTGGCGCCCGCGACCTTGAGGGCGGCGACGCACCCTGTGCCGAAAAAGATGAGCAGTGCCGTGCCGAGGAATTCGGCCAGGCATTGGCTGGACAGCGTGGGTTCGCGTAGAGCAGTCGTCATGTATGACCTCTTTGTTTTTGTTGTGAGGCGCTAAGCGCTCGACAGCAAAGTCCGGCGTCCATCCCCATTGACCCCGGGCACAGGTAGGAATGCACTTAAAAAGTGCACCATTTATTCAGAAACGAAAAAATATAGACAAGAAACGCTTATGTCAAAGGTCGAAAGTGAACGGTCAGTCACGATCTGAGCGTTGAACGCGATCGCGAATCCCAAGCTAGAGCGGCGTGTCAGCTGCTAACTGGCTGGAGTGTATGATTTGCCCTAAAGTAGCCGCCGAATTGTCTCGGAGCGGAGCACTGCATGACCCCGGCCCTCGATCTTCTGAAAAAAACGCGCGCGCCCCATCGTGTGCACAGTTACGAACACGATCCCAAGTCGGCGTCTTATGGGCTGGAGGCGGCTGAAAAACTGGGGCTGGAACCGCAGCAGGTGTTCAAGACCTTGTTGGCCAGCAGTGAGAAGGGTGAGTTGCTGGTGGCTGTTGTGCCTGTGGTGGGAACGCTGGACCTCAAGGCGCTAGCCCACGCCGCCGGCGTGAAAAAATGCGAGATGGCTGACCCCACGGCAGCTCAGCGTGCCACAGGCTACCTGGTGGGTGGCATCAGCCCGCTGGGGCAGAAAAAGCGTCTGCGCACCTTCATCGACGAATCGGCGCAGCGTTTTGCAACCATCCATGTCAGTGCGGGGCGGCGGGGGTTGGAAGTCGAACTGGCTGCCGCTGTACTCGCCGAGCACACCCAGGGCACCTTCGCCAGTATCGGCCGGGGTTGACCCGCGCAAGGGGCCGCCTTGGAGCCCCTTGGCCGAATCGCCGAATCAGGTCGCTGAGCTGTAGCGACGCACCCCATTTTCCTGCTGTGGCAACTGCGCCGCGACACTGCCAGGGACCGGGAACAGCACCAAGTGGTCAGCCTTCACGCTAATGCCGACCTGCTCGCCTACCTGGTGATCGATATGGCTGGGGAAGATCGCTTCCAGCTGGCTGCCTGTCGGCAACTGCAGCCGGTACAGCGTCGATGCACCCAGGAAGCTCTTGCCCACGATGCTCGCGCGCAATGCGCTGTTCGCGTCCGGGACGATGTCGTCAGGGCGCAGCAGCACGTCTACCGAGCTGCCGGGCGCCATGATGTAGGCGCGGTTACCCCGCAGCTCACCGAGCTCGGTGTTGACTGCCTCATGGCTGCTCATCTGGCCACGTATGAAATAACCCTGGCCGATGAAGCTGGCGACGAATGGCGTCTGCGGCTCATGGTAGAGGTTGTAGGGCGTGTCCCACTGCTCCAGCCGGCCTTCCTTGAACACACCCACATGGTCGCTGACCGCGAAGGCTTCTTCCTGGTCATGGGTCACCAGAATCGCGCTGGTACCGCGGCTTTTGAGGATGTCACGGACCTCGTGGCTCAGGCGCCTGCGCAACTCGACGTCCAGGTTGGAGAACGGCTCATCGAGCAGCAGCAATTGCGGCTCGGGGGCCAGCGCGCGGGCCAGGGCCACGCGCTGTTGCTGGCCACCAGAGAGCTCGTGTGGATACCGCCCGCCGAGCCCACCGAGCTTGACCAGG harbors:
- a CDS encoding MIP/aquaporin family protein; the encoded protein is MTTALREPTLSSQCLAEFLGTALLIFFGTGCVAALKVAGASFGLWEISIIWGVGVSMAIYFTAGISGAHLNPAVSIALTLFASFDKRKLPFYMLAQVCGAFCGAALVYTLYSNLFFDFEQAHAMLRGSRESLELAAVFSTYPHPSLSTAQAFLVEVVITAILMAVIMALTDDNNGLPRGAMAPLLIGLLIAVIGSAMGPLTGFAMNPARDFGPKLMTFLAGWGEIAFTGGRDIPYFLVPVFAPIFGACLGAATYRGLIARNLPTALCADPETNGNRQGDTQAN
- the ybaK gene encoding Cys-tRNA(Pro) deacylase; translated protein: MTPALDLLKKTRAPHRVHSYEHDPKSASYGLEAAEKLGLEPQQVFKTLLASSEKGELLVAVVPVVGTLDLKALAHAAGVKKCEMADPTAAQRATGYLVGGISPLGQKKRLRTFIDESAQRFATIHVSAGRRGLEVELAAAVLAEHTQGTFASIGRG
- a CDS encoding ABC transporter ATP-binding protein, whose protein sequence is MSQPLLLNLRNLACGYGDQRIVQNLNLHLNAGDIGCLLGSSGCGKTTTLRAIAGFEPVHEGEIQLAGEVISRAGFTLSPEKRRIGMVFQDYALFPHLTVAQNIAFGIAKHPAQGQVVEEMLDLVKLGGLGGRYPHELSGGQQQRVALARALAPEPQLLLLDEPFSNLDVELRRRLSHEVRDILKSRGTSAILVTHDQEEAFAVSDHVGVFKEGRLEQWDTPYNLYHEPQTPFVASFIGQGYFIRGQMSSHEAVNTELGELRGNRAYIMAPGSSVDVLLRPDDIVPDANSALRASIVGKSFLGASTLYRLQLPTGSQLEAIFPSHIDHQVGEQVGISVKADHLVLFPVPGSVAAQLPQQENGVRRYSSAT